The genome window CGATTCGAGACATCATGACGGTTAATCCCATTACCGTTTTCCCTAATACGCCAATGCCAAAAGCGGCTCGTGTGATGTTGGAAAACAAAATCACCGGCTTGCCTGTGCTTAATGACCAACGAGAACTGGTGGGAATTTTGACTTCATCGGATATTTTCCGCTTCATTATCGAAGAACTGGAAGAGCCTCTTGTGGTGGCGGAGTACATGAGTGAGGAAGTGGTAGTGGTGGAGCCGGATACCAGTTTGCTGGAAGCCCATCGCCTGATGGGAACAAAACGCATTCGTGCCCTCCCCGTACTGGAAGAAGATCGTTTGGTTGGTTTGGTCACCCGTACCGATTTAGTTAGCAGTGATCCTTCCCGTTTTATTTCTCGCAAGCAACAGGAACTTTCCCTGAAGATTCTGACGCAACCGGTGGAAGGGATTATGACGCGAACGCTGGTAACCGTTTCACCGCAAACCACGCTGAAGGAAGCGGCGCGATTGTTGCTGGAAAAGAAAATCCATTCCTTGCCAGTAGTTGAAAACAGCAAACTGGTTGGAATTCTCACGGAGAGTGATCTTTTCCGTATGGTTGTCCAAAAATTCTTCTAGTTTGAAAGGGATGGTATGGTTGCAACGACTCGAAAAGTAAATCCCCCAGATGGAGATCGGCGCTGGAAGATTGTCGAAGCCACCATGCGCCGGCATGGATATGCCTCTACGGCGCTTATCGAAACTCTGCACTCTATCCAGGAAACCTTTGGGTTTGTGAGCCGTGAAGCGTTGAATTACGTGGCAGAGTCCTTGAACATTCCCCCGGCAAAGGTATTTGGAGTAGCCACGTTTTACAACCTTTTTAATCTGAACCCGGTGGGGGAACATGTCTTTTCCCTTTGTACCGGAACTGCCTGTTATGTAAAAGGAGCCGGAGAGATTGTAGATTTCATGAAAGAGGAATTTGGCTTGGAGCCCGGACAAACCACGCCAGATGGAAAATTGACCTTTATGGTTGCCCGTTGTGTGGGTGCCTGTGGCTTGGCTCCCGTCATGATTCTGGACGGCGAGGTGGTGGGGAAATTGGGCGTGGAAGAGATGAAAGCCAAAATTCGGGAGTGGGTAAACCATGACAAATGAAGAACTCTTAGCCATCTCTGAAAAAGAACAGGAACTGCAACAGCAGGTTCGTTACCGCATCATGGTCTGTTCCAGTACGGGGTGCCTCTCTTCGCGGAGCGATGAGATTCTGGCAGCGTTGGAAGCCGAAGTAAAGCAGCGTGGTCTGGAAAATGAAGTGTTGGTCAAGAAAGTGGGTTGTTTAGGGTTGTGTGCTGCTGGACCTATTGTATCCATTCAACCAGATGGCATTCTTTACAAAGAAATGACCCCGGAAGATGT of Anaerolinea thermophila UNI-1 contains these proteins:
- a CDS encoding CBS domain-containing protein gives rise to the protein MKKGIVKNWMSSPVYTVTPETFIVDARRLLDVRKIRHLPVVSAGKLVGIVTRRGLLRADLPAVSDETWEIAFDLHHQTIRDIMTVNPITVFPNTPMPKAARVMLENKITGLPVLNDQRELVGILTSSDIFRFIIEELEEPLVVAEYMSEEVVVVEPDTSLLEAHRLMGTKRIRALPVLEEDRLVGLVTRTDLVSSDPSRFISRKQQELSLKILTQPVEGIMTRTLVTVSPQTTLKEAARLLLEKKIHSLPVVENSKLVGILTESDLFRMVVQKFF
- a CDS encoding NAD(P)H-dependent oxidoreductase subunit E, which codes for MVATTRKVNPPDGDRRWKIVEATMRRHGYASTALIETLHSIQETFGFVSREALNYVAESLNIPPAKVFGVATFYNLFNLNPVGEHVFSLCTGTACYVKGAGEIVDFMKEEFGLEPGQTTPDGKLTFMVARCVGACGLAPVMILDGEVVGKLGVEEMKAKIREWVNHDK